The following coding sequences lie in one Rhodohalobacter barkolensis genomic window:
- a CDS encoding SDR family NAD(P)-dependent oxidoreductase produces MKKTALITGASSGIGLELAKILAGDGYDLVITARREDRLIELKNELEDKSSAEVNIITADLSLPESPMNIYQYCEDQNIQINVLANNAGIGDYGLFHDSDWQKTATMIDLNIKSLTHLTRLFLPSMIDRKKGAILNIASTASFQPGPLMSVYYATKHYVLAFSEAIANEVQEYGIKVTALCPGPTQSEFQATANMEKSKLMDRFPMPTSKDVAEYGYKAMKKGKRVAVHGFMNKMMSKVVRILPKKWVTATVRKIQERK; encoded by the coding sequence ATGAAGAAAACCGCATTAATTACAGGTGCATCAAGTGGTATAGGTTTGGAGTTAGCCAAAATTCTGGCGGGTGATGGATATGATTTAGTTATTACCGCAAGACGTGAAGATCGCCTAATAGAACTCAAAAATGAGTTAGAAGACAAATCTTCAGCAGAAGTAAACATTATTACCGCTGATCTATCACTGCCAGAATCTCCAATGAATATTTACCAATACTGTGAAGATCAAAATATTCAGATCAATGTATTGGCCAACAATGCCGGTATTGGAGATTATGGACTTTTCCACGATAGTGATTGGCAGAAAACCGCCACTATGATTGATCTCAATATTAAGTCTTTAACTCATCTCACCCGACTTTTTCTCCCATCAATGATTGATCGTAAAAAAGGAGCCATTCTGAATATTGCATCCACGGCTTCATTTCAACCGGGGCCTCTCATGAGTGTCTACTATGCAACCAAGCATTATGTACTGGCATTTAGTGAAGCCATTGCCAATGAAGTTCAGGAATATGGAATAAAGGTAACAGCGCTATGTCCCGGGCCAACCCAATCGGAATTTCAGGCAACTGCCAATATGGAAAAATCTAAATTAATGGATCGCTTTCCCATGCCAACCTCTAAAGATGTTGCAGAGTATGGATATAAAGCCATGAAAAAAGGAAAGCGAGTTGCGGTACACGGGTTTATGAATAAAATGATGTCCAAAGTTGTAAGAATTCTGCCCAAAAAATGGGTTACAGCAACTGTTAGAAAAATTCAAGAGCGAAAGTAG
- a CDS encoding mechanosensitive ion channel family protein, with the protein MKHFHHFKALIFFSLFMGVSALILTGSALDTGAQFEEVSTTLPQATVETQTISGAEQSASTQAAGQAEETGEDVAEEVQNEITQIRELISISKVIYTLIILFLTYFINKYLTLILDNMSEKATNYRLFIKRLAPISRIVIWSFAIYIIIAGIISPPFETVIAIGASVGIAVGFASQDILKNIFGGIIIILDRPFQVGDKIEVGVHYGEVINIGLRSCRVVTPDDSIVSIPNAELMNHSVSNANSSALDCQVVAEIYLPATVDIQQVKKIAYKAVYASSYTFLNKPVDIIVLNEVENRYFVYKLRVKAYVVDIRYEFFFKSDLTEMIVAECNRLGMVPLTIPSEKESN; encoded by the coding sequence ATGAAACATTTCCATCATTTTAAGGCGCTTATTTTCTTCTCCTTATTTATGGGAGTCTCAGCACTGATCTTAACCGGTTCGGCTTTAGATACAGGTGCTCAATTCGAAGAAGTGAGCACAACTTTACCTCAGGCAACCGTGGAGACTCAAACTATATCAGGCGCAGAGCAGTCTGCATCAACTCAAGCTGCCGGCCAAGCAGAAGAAACGGGAGAAGATGTAGCGGAGGAAGTTCAAAACGAAATCACCCAAATACGTGAGCTCATCTCGATCAGTAAGGTGATTTACACACTGATAATCCTGTTTCTGACCTATTTCATCAATAAGTATCTTACACTTATTCTGGATAATATGTCAGAAAAAGCTACAAATTACCGACTCTTTATTAAGCGCCTCGCTCCGATTAGTCGAATCGTAATATGGTCATTTGCCATATATATAATCATAGCAGGTATCATTTCCCCACCATTTGAGACGGTCATCGCAATAGGGGCATCCGTGGGTATAGCTGTTGGTTTCGCATCTCAGGATATTTTAAAGAATATCTTTGGCGGAATTATCATTATTCTGGATCGTCCTTTTCAGGTGGGCGATAAAATTGAGGTGGGTGTACACTACGGAGAAGTAATTAATATCGGATTAAGATCATGCAGGGTGGTTACTCCGGACGATTCGATAGTCTCAATACCAAATGCGGAATTGATGAACCATTCGGTATCAAATGCTAACTCCAGTGCGCTCGATTGTCAGGTTGTAGCAGAAATTTATCTGCCGGCCACAGTCGACATTCAACAGGTTAAAAAGATAGCTTATAAAGCAGTTTATGCCTCTTCGTACACTTTTTTGAATAAGCCTGTAGACATTATAGTACTCAATGAAGTAGAGAACAGATATTTTGTTTATAAACTACGTGTTAAAGCTTATGTAGTAGATATTCGGTATGAATTTTTCTTTAAAAGCGATTTAACGGAAATGATTGTAGCGGAATGTAATCGGTTGGGAATGGTACCATTAACTATACCATCAGAGAAGGAGAGTAACTAA
- a CDS encoding OsmC family protein: MSNYIATIRWNRNGAAFSDQKYQRLHTWSFENGMTMNAAASPNIVPETCTDSSVIDPEEAFTASVASCHMLWFLSIAAGRGYIVNQYSDPAEGVLEKNSEGKMAMTKVIIRPTVAFDSENAPDENDFIKMHQVAHSKCFIANSIKSEIEIIPKLVLE; this comes from the coding sequence ATGTCCAACTACATAGCAACTATTCGATGGAACCGAAATGGTGCAGCTTTTTCAGATCAAAAATATCAGAGATTGCATACCTGGTCATTTGAAAACGGAATGACGATGAATGCTGCCGCCTCACCCAATATTGTTCCTGAAACTTGTACAGATTCTTCAGTGATTGATCCTGAAGAGGCGTTTACAGCGTCTGTTGCAAGTTGCCATATGTTATGGTTTTTATCTATAGCAGCCGGCAGAGGTTATATCGTTAATCAATATTCTGATCCGGCTGAGGGAGTATTGGAGAAGAATAGTGAGGGTAAAATGGCCATGACGAAAGTGATTATCAGGCCAACTGTAGCATTTGATTCAGAAAATGCACCCGATGAAAATGATTTTATCAAAATGCATCAAGTAGCTCACAGTAAATGTTTTATTGCAAACTCGATAAAATCAGAAATAGAAATTATACCAAAATTGGTATTAGAATAG